The Lolium rigidum isolate FL_2022 chromosome 2, APGP_CSIRO_Lrig_0.1, whole genome shotgun sequence genomic interval TAGAACTGGTCGGCGGTGACGAAGCCTGCCTGGCGCGCGAGCTTCTTGCAGGTGTCGGAGTCGGCGAGGCAGGACATGATCCCCTCCCAGCGCGCGGGGTCGCCGGAGACGTACCCGCGCATCCAGGTGGAGAAGCCGTCGAGGCGGTACTCGTGGTAGCCGCGGCCGAGCACCTTGTATTCCCCGGAGGCGTGGGTTACGACGGAGGCGAAGACGAGAAGCGCGATGAGGACGGCGATGAGCGCCGCCATGAAGAGGAGGTagcagcggaggaggaagcggtTGTTCCAGTAGGCGCCGACGAACCCCGCCAGCGCCACCACCAGGGCGACCACGCCGAGGATGACCACGCGCCAGCGCTCTAGCCGCGCGCACTCCCCCGCCTGCGCCGACGCGAACCAGATGCCCGCCGCGATGATGGTGGCCGTGCAGAGCAGCGCCAGAAGCGCCACCCACGCCAGGACTTTGTTGACCTTGCTCATCGCCATGGCTCCAGGCTCTAGCTGCGTTGCCTCTGCTGCTCTCTCGCTCTCAATCTCAGTGGCCGTACTTGTAGGATACTACTTATATACTGTGTTTTCGTGGCGCGGGGTGACTGTGGGTGGCGGTATGGTCGATGACTCGACATAAAAGGGCTTTGCTTAACTGCTTGGTTTTTCGTAAGTGCTTTCACATCGCACGTCGATCCGACTAGCTACAAAAGGAAAGATGAAGATAAAATTTAAGCAATGTGTGAGAAAGAAAAGACCCAAAAGCGGATGAGATTTAAAATTTAAGAACTCAGTACCGGTAGTATATTCATCCAGTAGGCCGACAAGTATGGTGTGTTGCCTAGTATAGTCACCGGATGATGAATGACACCGTGATCAATCGACACACTCCACAAAGTCAGCAACCGCGCCGCCGACGCTTTGGTTCTTTTCAACTGGCCGCGCACTACACAGTGGCACGGGCCCTGGGAATGGTCTTTACACTTCACGTCGAGCATGTGCCCAAAATCGCACCAAGTCGGTTAGGGCTTCACTCCATCGGCCAGAGTCGGGTTCAGTGCCCGTGCACTGACACAAGAGCTGCCTCCCTCACAAAGAGGGGCACATCTGGAACATGGTCCAGCTAGCTGCCAAGTTTCCAGTACAGAGGAAACGGGAGTTAATAGGATTGGGTGTTCGGTCTCGCTGTTTTTTAGGGTCGCCGAACCTGGGCAGCACCAAGGGTTGGAAACGCGAATCCTCTTCGAACCTGACCGAATCAACAACCGTTTCTGACTCCCTTTCTGGGTCGACGAATCGGGCACGAGGAACGGACCACCATACCTATAATGTGACTGCTTCTAGCATGTAACTGGTTACAAGAGCAGAGGCCGCGCTTCATCAGCACGAGCAGCTTCGCTTGTAGAGACTCGATGAAGGAAAGTTCCTCTGCGGAAGGAGGTTCCTTCACAGGCTTGCCATCAGGAATGAAGCGAACATCAAAGAAAGGGAGGAAGTTGACTTGAAGTAAAACAAGCCGTCCTCCCACTCCATCTTTTCGGGAAGGTGATGACGCAGCACTGCACATAGCGCCCCCGACCTTCTCCTTTTGCGCCTTGGAGTGGAAGAGGGGCATTGACGACTGAATGCCAAGCTAGCTCTCGCACAGCACCGTGTACATGGACAAGACATGGGGTGCCTCAgcgttttttagataaaagggagTCAACCCCAATTTTTTTAAGGAAACCAGTTTTTTGCTACATAGTAACATCCATACCACCAGACACAACACAAACACTTACTTAAGGTATATTACAGATCATACGGACTGAAAAGACCCTAGTTCATTACAGCAAAGAAGAGGAAGGAAGGAGGAGATAAAATAGACATAAGCTGGAGAAGATCAAGACAGGGAAGGGAGGGCGGAGAAAACATTGCTGCTATCCCTCAAACCCCTACTATCCATAGTCAAATTGCTCCTACTTCTTGCAAGcttctcttctttcttccttCTCTTCATTTTTATTTTCCCTACATCGTCAACCTTGGCGTCCAGGAGATCCAACTTTTTCTTGATCCAAACACTTCATTTGCTACTCTTTCCAGCACTTTTGCATAGAACTCCAACCTGCTCCTAGCATCCTCCTTCACCTGCAAACAACTCCAAGAATTAATATAAAAACAAATTTTCAAAATAACAACATAAGGTTCATCAGGCCACTTTTTGTCAAAACATGCCAAAATCCTTGTTTTCCAGATACTCCAAATAACAACAGCAATCCCCATTGCAAGTATCTCTTTTCTCTTCCCCAAAACCTTTCAACCAGTTGGAGATGTAGTGGTCAGCAGATTTAAATTGGAATTTCAAACCAAAGGTGTAGCTGACCACATTCCAAATGTATCTAACTAGGGAACATTTAAAGAAAAGATGGCTGGTAGTTTCATTGCATCCACAGAAGAGACATTTTTCATCACACTTGCCGCCCCTTGCAGCAAGACATCTCTTGTAAGAATGCTTTCTTTTAGCATTAACCACAAGAAAGTCTTAACTCTAAGAGGTATCTTAATTTTCCACATAAATTtgtaaggaaccacttcattacATTCCATTGCCAGATATAGAGATTTAACTGAAAATTCCCCTGTGTTAGTCAATTTCCAGACCAACCTATCAGGTTCATTATTAAGTGTAACCCTCCCTAGCAGTTTTTTCAAATTAACCCATTGCTCTCTGAGTTCCCCCACCATTGATCTTCTAAATCTAATCATCTCTACACCTACATCAAAAACTTCCTTAACTTTCGTATTCCTATTCATAGACAGCAAAAACAATCTTGGGGAGGCTTTGGCCAGACAGGAGGACCCTATCCATTGGTCTTCCCAGAAACTTGTTTTTGATCCATCCCCAATTTTAATTTTGCAATGCTGCCAGAAGGATTTCTTGATCTCCATTAACCCCTGCCAGAAATGTGAGTCTCCATTTTTGGTGACTGTCTGGCAGAGAGTTTACTTCTGAAGATACTTTCTCCTAAGGATTGTTTGCCAAATACCATCTTCATTAAAGAGCTTCCATAACCATTTAGCTAATAAGGAAATATTCATTTTTCTCCAAATCTAACACTCCTaaaccaccttgatcttttggcatACATACTATCTGCCAGTTTACCAAGTGATATTTCTTTTTACCCTCAGTGTCATCCCACAAGAAATTATTCCTAATCCTATCCAATTTTTCTCTCACACCAACTTGCATCCTATAGAAGGAGAGCATATAAAGAGGGATACTGGTCAGAGATGAGTTGATCAGGGTAACTCTTCCTCCCATCACCAACATTTTCCCTTTCCAAGGCCCTAACTTATTTCTCATTTTCCCTTCAGTAGAGTCTCAATCAGAATTCTTCAATCTCTTTTTGTTTATTGGTACTCCTAGGTACTTCATTGGTAATAAACCAGATTTACAAGTGACAATTCTTTCAAAATATTTTTATCTATCTGAGGCCCTCCCTAGACAGTAAATAtcacttttgtgaaaattaattttcaatccTGACATCTGTTCAAATAGACAAAGGATTACTTTCAGGTTTCTAGCTTGGTCAAGATTATCTTCTAGAAGTAGGATGGTGTCATCTACATATTGTAGAATAGACACACCCCCCTCCACAAGGTCTGTACCTAGCCCAGTCAGTAAACCCTCCTCTTGATCTCTTTTAACAAGAACAACAAGGATATCTACAACAAGGTCAAAGAGGATGGGTGATAGTGGGTCCCCCTGTCTTACCCCTGGTATGTGGAGAAGTAGGCCCCAATCTCACCATTAACATTAACTCCTACCTTACCACTAGTTACTGTCTTCATTATCAATTCAATCCATTTGGATGGAAATCCTTTTGCTTCCACTGATTGACGAAGGAAAGGCCATTTGACTTTGTCaaaggctttttcaaagtcaatcttgAAAAGCACACCAGATTTTTTCTTTTTGTCTGTGTCATTTAAAATCTCATGCAATATATTAACCCCCTCCATAATATGCCTCCCCTTGATAAAGGCAGTTTGGTTCAAAAGCACCACCCTCCAAATTACCTGAATGAGCCTAttaactaggactcttgtaataaTTTTGAAGGACACATTTAAAAGGCATATGGGCCTGTAATTTTGAATCTTATCTGCACCTTTCCCCTTGGGGACTAATGTGATTATCCCATAATTCAGTATTGCAATATCCAATtcccctttttggaaatctttaaGCAGACCAAAAAGGTCTTGCTTCACCAATTCCCAATTTTTCTGGTAGAATTCTGCATTAAATCCATCTGGCCCAGTTGCTTTATTAGCTGCCATTTCAAAAAGAGTTGTTTTAAGCTCACCCATTGTAAATTCTTTCATTAAAAGCTTACAATCTTCATCATTAAGTTTTTCCATTCTTGCTTCACTAAAACGAATATTAATTAGACCAGGGTTACCAAAGAGTTTTTTTGTAGAAGTCAGTGATATATCTCTTAAGATTATCCTGACCTTCTATCAAACCTTCATCCTGATTTAAATTGATAATCAGAGTTTTCCTTCTCCTCCCATTTGCTTTGGAGTGATAATACCTAGTATTATTGTCTCCTTACAaaatttctgtttcttttgctgtcTGGATCCATTTGTTTTCCTCTTCTTTAATAATGTTTTTAATTGATTCTGTAGCATCTTCTTTATCTCTATCTCTGATTGTGTTAGTCCATATAACTCCCATTTTTTATCAATTTCATCTAGCTGCACTGCTAAGGCACCTCTCTTCTTCTTATATTCCCCCTCAATATTTAAATTCCATCATTTCAAAATCTTTCTAGGGCAgtcaaaccttttttttttgccaaatatCAATGTTCCTATCCCCTCAGTAAGTTTTGTCCCACACTTTTTTGATTATTTCTTGGAGGTCAGGTCTCAAGAACCAGCAATTTTGAAATCTGAAAATAGACTGTGTTCTGGGCTTGTCCCCTGATTTAATCAAAATAAGAGTATGATCAGATAACTCACTAGGGAGAGTTGTTGCACACACCAAAGGAAGTTTTTCTTCCCATTATGGAGAAACAAGAACTCTGTCTAATAGTTCATAAGTGGAATCTTCATGGTTATTACACCAAGTGAATTTCCTACCTGAAAGGCTTATCTCCATCAGACCACCCTGCTCAATTACAACATTAAACAGGGGGCTCCATCTATTATATCCTCCTGGTTTATTTTTCTCACTATCTTTTCTTGTCATGTTAAAATCTCCAGTGATCAAAATAGGGTATATAGAGCTTCTAATGACATTCACCAGTTCCACTAGGAAGTTGGATTTGCCATCCTATTGTGCATCTCCATACACCACCACTAAGTTCCAAGTAAAGTTATCTATTTTTCTAGCTATGAGAAATCTAACAAAATAAACTCCTTTTTGCTTTTCCACCACATCATAGGTTTCTTTTCTAACTCCCAATAAAATTCCACCAGATctcctgtaatgtcccaggtttagagacgatcaaggggtagattttagaaagggatgtgcattgcattgcaaattctggggaaatttcgcgcttttaaacaaaaactgcatcgaagggggacaagtttctctctcgacaccttacagggttagggtttcgagagtgcgacaaacttgctcttattcaactaaactaaggttttggagaagagagaagggatgttgcatcacaaacttaagttgcatgattgaattcaaaattaagttgcatgattgaattcaaacctaaagatgaatttgaatttcaaattcaaacatcaaattgttATTTCATAATTCACACTTGagctaattcaataaacaattataagtaatcaagaatataaatagaacaacaattatagaaagctcattaaggaaaattgagctttattgataatcacacatgatacattgtcaattacaatatccagaaatgaaatatgaagttacaacacattacatgaattgatgaaatagaaaaagaaagaggaaaattACAAATAATGAAATATCCTAAACTACAAGACAATCTTGAGCTTGATAATCTTCATGaccatttgatcatcattttgaccctgcacataatcacaacaaataaaagttatgccaagtggcatagccacttggcaggttaaaaatCAAATGGAATTGgtgaggatatgaccaaagctgccgagtTGATCCATTCCAAGTCCAAGTGCACAACACCAggttacacacacacacagcctgctcacagggctgtgtgcatgcatcacacacacacagtgagtcaccagagggaaaggtggagctgtcgaccagagaagcaagggccaaccatataaaaactttTCCCTAATAAACCCTAGCTCAGTCATCGACcaagcagcagggtaagtcatCAGGCACAAAGAAcaactcaagaacaccaagaacaggtgaacagccagagctgtttcACCTATTCCCCAAACACAGAAATTAACCAAGcatcaagctcacaaggaggagcagggcaagcaccagctcatcactgaagcaaaccaaccaaccagaagcaaatcctctaccacAACAACtttatctaggagctggagtgaggtatacacatcatcatgaacaaaccaaatggttttgttcataaattgcacaggcatgatcacaagcacataaagggtggggtaaccctgttttgatcatcatttggtcagagaccaagtgtaacctggtagaaatggcaaggaccagggaCCAATCAAGCCTAtaaccatggttatgccaaccagaacAGTGGTAGCACCTTCCAAATGGAAACATGAAAGAAAACCATCCCAGAGACTTAACCAAGTGTAACCAAACTACACTAGCCCTTTTAAgaccatcagaatatagacatttctatgtctattttcatttcaacatcaattataCTGGAAGCCCATGAATGACTACCAGTAATATTGCACAGTAGCATACAtaagaggtaggagcaacctttCCTAGCACACTAAgcattgctagggtcacaacaactacctagtcaaacagaaaagccacaagagaagcatatcatcactcctaggagttcatgcatcacaggaggtgccaacacatgttggtttccatccaaaTAGGGCATGAGATGCACCAGATCACTACTGCATCAGGTAGATCATGTCTGTTGTCAGAGATAGGAAGCTaagcttcactgacaagcataGGTTAATAAAACAACAACCACACAGATGTATCCAGAGGTAGAAAATTCCTCAATCAACCACCAGTTTTACTTTCACAAGCCACAGCAACCACCAGTACTTGGTGGGAAGCTGGATCCACAAGCAACAGCAGCATTTGAAATGAATCCATACCAATTTATAAGCCACAGGAAGCcctgatgatcacaggatcattcaaagccacaaattaaccaaccattgcatcacagataatcaaatacatcaaatataattgtAACCAGTAGCATACCAACTAAATATGGAGTTATTTAGCCATCACACAAGCTGAACAAAGCTTTACAGTGAAGAAAGGCCAAGAGCACTACACAGATAGCACTGATTCTTGCAAATTAGCAAGGACCACACACCTCAATCAAGTCAGAGCTagtaattgaatacacttgatgattcagatgaaatagcatcaagaacagaggtACAGGGAAGtagcagcacaagcacaagcatgaATTCATAAGCAATGGCCATGATAGCAGCATATGCATAGCAATAGAGCAAGCACCACAGCTAGCAGTTACAGCAGCAGCACAGTAGCATAACAACACAAACATAGTAGCACATGAACAGACTAGCAAGGCACAGCAGCAGCGCATCGTCACGGCAAAcatctcaacatggagatgcaggccagtggttgagcaagacgaagaggatgaggagataAGTGAGCAGAGCAGAGAGGGAGAGTAGGAGGCGATGGATACTAACCGGTGAAGCGAAGCgcagggcacggccatggcggccacggcggcacacgccgaggaCGCAGCAGCCGCTGAGCcaggccaagccatggcggcgccacggcaccagcaccaccacggtcaggcacggcggcgccacggcATCTGAAGCGTCGGTGGCGACGAGATCGCCACGGCACTCCACGCCAGGCGACCAAAGACGAAGGGGGCAAGGCGAGCAGGCGGCGCTTCACaaatcgccgcggtggatctgaagcgccgttgaacggcggttcagatgcgccatatctcgccggcggcgacggccggagatggccggaacaaTTCGGTGAAAGGGGCGGCGACGCGGGGTCGCCGCGAGCCCGTGAGGGCTAGGGTTCGTGCGCGAGTGGGGGAGAAGGGGTCgcgtgcgaccgaccgagccacgagtggctcgggttagggttaacccgctgggccaccctgacaggtgggcccaggggcaaatatgtcttttcataattctattaaatacagaaactttggaaTTTTATAAGAAATGAttgatagctctaaaaaaataattaaaaatatgaaaatagatcagcataaaattctctatcataataaaatacaaaagggaatttttgaagacaactaagaataagtcttcatttgatgatttaaataatcatttaaatcacacatatattttacaataagaaaaataagtccattaatgcatttggacttcaaaaacaccttgacaacatttcaaggttgtatttacactaaatatagtatctccaaattattcttagtaataacctcttacatgaaataataacgacatcggaagggggggaacaaaccctaaaactggaatcatgcataattgcttctttaaccattgcccttatcggacaatgatgctatttttcagaaccagaggacaagggtcagtccacaccatccaactgcaaaactttgcagtgttcgagcaagttcatcacttgctcatgtcatttgagtatctttatcaaattacttgcaaagtattatgattatcactattgcataaaaaccaaaaccactattttcataactatgaatatgactatgtggttggcaatggaaccatggatcgtgttgatatggtggaggttccattgcaagggtttatatccatctaggattaaacaacaaatgtcgtccagtgattcttgtgccgtaatacccgtgttaaccataagatctggagtgggacggaatagtcaattgtatttccacctcttgtacatcaacggatgcgcttaccgtagacacttgacccaggttgggcaagcggtggggtggggatcccattctaattccccacggtaagtggtctatgatgggttgcagctaccgacgaaggagtttggttaacgagtcccagactgtcgtcgtggtcggggtccatccttaattggtataagcggaccgacgaggacccagggtcggggtttgcaacaaagggtgggtgtgcgaggcagcggaggaatatgattgactacgaccttataccgggcctcacaccataggaagtgtggacgggaaagctgcccggttggcaccaaggttaagatctcttatgggtaaagcaacacacctctcgcagagtgtaaagaaccgtgactccgtcactccctgttccgggatatggaactacgaacgcggccggaaaggagctccatgaagttctagtaaaccggtgaaggctgacggacatagctctttgaaataaaagcaatctcttgaagaaatgtttgtcaaaacctgcattggtattagactttctggtctaatgttgtagctagtgcattaaacacctctttcctataatgaacttgttgagtacgctcgtactcatcccactcttaaatcccttgcttagattgtctgaatcgtctggaggaggactacgacaaccatgaaggagccgagatcatcggctatgaagaaccagacctctcgggaggtattgaaggcgtagactacctcatagtctacggaaccggggaggcttccggaggagaacaagcctagaagcactgagtagtagtagtagccgagcagtgggaactcttagtatttagctgctcgaggtaataaatgtataacctagtgaaacttctatattgtaagttaaggtgggttcgcctcgaacccaggagtatccctcttaggacccaagaggagctccaagacaatatatgtttgatgcttgtaataataagtgaatgagttatggaccctgctatgttctgttgtactactctgagggatgtaatatttgcggaatggtacttcgtgaatgttatatcaacgaccggcatactacaacatgcagtggtatgcggtggtcaccacagcttggtatcggagcaaaagctttgaccttaggttggaacctagtaaatgggaccgaacgttaggagtcaaataggactagtaaagaattctctaaaaatatggtgtatattcaattgagaatacaacaatcatatcttttagtgcgataattctttattatctctattatgatgcattattactaatcttatattctttctatttctacagcctaacaatggcaagttcacgtccgggacgaaacgtgaaagtgatggattccacactcgAGTGAGtatgaaggaggactcgcagatattcttcgtgccatgttacttgaatttgggtgtgatccccagattcaagtaaagaaatacatgtactatgatggtactgtattggccaagtgtagggtagggctacgacttcccgaatctctgggaatgagcgtagtaatgccagcaggtgaagccagaactatgaacacagcctaccatatagccgttatgagagccataaccgatatccgggaacataagacgaaggagcttatgggttccgaattcacacacattcctcatttggaggaagacgatgatcccatgcttaaccacttcaaatatgcaaaacgcaaacccgcagaagctgcaaaatacatggacaatagccgtaacttgctatcattgttctttcagttgaaccgtcatttggcgggagcaattgatacaatgctagaggagtttaccgaacccaaggaggagacaaatgggaaggaacctatggagaatgaggtgcacacaccagccTACTCAGCTCGGTGACTatattagtattgaccaccctgaacgagaaactacacccattacacccgggaactatcttagtagttcctatagaggatatgagggtggagaggaatccggaaacaatcagcgttccgtgactcctatagagaactccacgggttggcgttgggggtctgatacaggaactcatagtacctcagcgtattatgacggggagatgaatgaagatgccacgacccaaCACTCgcagttatccgtggaatgaggaagaagttggagggtatccgacacaggttgagtcggatacgaatgtaggaaatacctatggtgtaggcacaggggagtacacccgatgggtggactacgatGCACCGAATGATCGGTtcgtgaacaccgatttctccctaggatcatcatctcgattccgactaccagccgacggggagaccttatgttccagtgtTTTGtcgtgaggacgacacgttcgaccggatggaagcccggaatgtatcgggagtgaagatcgaatagagaccaccaaggggaagcaaggctacaatacacaagtaccacgtgtattgtagtgtgtaatattttgtagaaatttgtacatatactttaataagtgagtttgcatactcacatcgacttgagtattgtaataagaccacttaagtatgtaaatatatggtatatgttttgtatgatttggatttgcttcttgatttccattgcgtgactagttctcgtgcacaatgttgagctcgtaaaacttgcgcatggagtaattatgagtatcatcttgtgttgcgtaactagggggttatgtcgggaccggtaggagaggagagcgaagcgcagcgcatggagcgcgaggcgaagcaaaaggaagaggctgacgaagcagccaggaatcagtttccaccaccaccaccacccatgacgcaacagaatttcgtccaatacatgcagatggtggaagagagacaacgtgtaacgttggagcagcagaataaattcttccaggagctgctgcaacaataacagggtggagagacccgagaatcgtGGAGTCACCTTATCGGACTTCCgtaacaccaagcctatatctttcgcatacgcgcccgagccaatggacgcggaagattggcttatggacactgagcgaaagctcaatactgttggttgcaacgaccaggagaaggttcgttatgctacccacttgttgtgtggacctgccgcatcgtggtgggacaacatcgtagccgtttatccggctgagaaggtatttacctgggaagagtttaagaggaagttcagggaatccaatgtccctgaaagcattgtggaactgaagcgtcgagaatttgaaagtctcgagcgtaAGGACAAGGCCATCCCGACTTATGTCGTG includes:
- the LOC124689927 gene encoding tetraspanin-2-like, whose amino-acid sequence is MSKVNKVLAWVALLALLCTATIIAAGIWFASAQAGECARLERWRVVILGVVALVVALAGFVGAYWNNRFLLRCYLLFMAALIAVLIALLVFASVVTHASGEYKVLGRGYHEYRLDGFSTWMRGYVSGDPARWEGIMSCLADSDTCKKLARQAGFVTADQFYQSSLTPLQSGCCKPPPECGFGYVSPTVWTNPTSAPVQDCGLWSNDPAQLCYQCDSCRAALLATLRSQWHKVYVALIVATAALSILYVVAWTAYRNVSGKPIFGRYYKW